CGGGGAATTGCGTTTGAAACTGGTATGCTAGAGTCTCGGAGAGGTTGGCGGAATTCCAGGTGTAGGAGTGAAATCCGTAGATATCTGGAGGAACACCGGTGGCGAAGGCGGCCAACTGGACGAGTACTGACGCTGAGGTACGAAAGCGTGGGTAGCAAACAGGATTAGATACCCTGGTAGTCCACGCTGTAAACGATGGATATTAGGTGTCGGGGTTTATCTTCGGTGCCGCAGTTAACGCGTTAAATATCCCGCCTGGGGAGTACGGTCGCAAGGCTGAAACTCAAAGGAATTGACGGGGGCCCGCACAAGCGGTGGAGTATGTGGTTTAATTCGATGCAACGCGAAGAACCTTACCTAGGCTTGACATCCTGAGAATCCCTCCGAAACGAGGGAGTGCCCTTCGGGGAATTCAGTGACAGGTGCTGCATGGCTGTCGTCAGCTCGTGCCGTGAGGTGTTGGGTTAAGTCCCGCAACGAGCGCAACCCCTATTGCTAGTTGCCATCACATAATGGTGGGCACTCTAGTGAGACTGCCCGGGTCAACCGGGAGGAAGGTGGGGATGACGTCAAGTCATCATGGCCCTTACGCCTAGGGCTACACACGTACTACAATGGTGCATACAAAGGGCAGCGACACCGCGAGGTTTAGCCAATCCCAAAAAATGCATCCCAGTCCGGATCGGAGTCTGCAACTCGACTCCGTGAAGTTGGAATCGCTAGTAATCCCGGATCAGCATGCCGGGGTGAATACGTTCCCGGGCCTTGTACACACCGCCCGTCACACCACGAAAGCTGGTTCTACCCGACAACGGCGGACTAACCCTTCGGGAGGTAGTCGTCTACGGTAGGGCTGGTGATTGGGGTGAAGTCGTAACAAGGTAGCCGTAGGGGAACCTGCGGCTGGATCACCTCCTTTATAGAGTAAGCTCAACTCGCTATTTAATTGCAAGGACCAAGAGTCTTTGTAGTGCGGCCAGGGGGCCTATAGCTCAGTTGGTTAGAGCGCACGCCTGATAAGCGTGAGGTCGATAGTTCAAATCTATCTAGGCCCACCATGTTTATCCAGAGGGGGTGTAGCTCAGCTGGGAGAGCATCGGCTTTGCAAGCCGAGGGTCGTGGGTTCGAGCCCCTCCACCTCCACCAGAATCTGATGGACATGGACAGGCAAGACCGACCGGGACGCACATAAGATCTTTGACAGTTAAATAGGGTAAGAAGAGAGAATTCCTAGTTAAATAAGTTACTAAGGGCACAAGGTGGATGCCTTGGCACTAGGAGGCGATGAAGGACGTGATAGGCTGCGATATGCCTGGGGGAGGAGCCAAATATCCTTTGATCCCGGGATTTCCGAATGGGGAAACCCACATGGAGTCATTTCCATGTATCTCTTTGCTGAATACATAGGCTTAGAGAGGCGAACGCGGTGAAGTGAAACATCTCAGTAACCGCAGGAGAAGAAATCAAAAGAGATTCCGGAAGTAGCGGCGAGCGAACCTGGAACAGGCCAAACCGTTCAGTTTCGACTGGGCGGGGTTGTAGGGCCGGTTATATCGATCCATGATTAGATAAGGGAACAGGTTGGGAAACCTGGCTATAGAGAGTGAAAGCCTCGTACCTTAAATCGAAAGTGGCGTGACCGGTACCTGAGTACCGCGGGACACGTGAAACCCCGTGGGAATCCGGGAGGACCATCTCCCAAGCCTAAATACTCCCTAGTGACCGATAGCGAACCAGTACCGTGAGGGAAAGGTGAAAAGAACCCCTGTTAGGGGAGTGAAATAGAACCTGAAACCATGTGCCTACAAGCTGTGGGAGCGGACTTGTTCCGTGACCGCGTGCTTTTTGCATAACGGGCCAGCGAGTTAATCTGTAGTGCGAGGTTAAGTCTTAAGACGTAGCCGTAGCGAAAGCGAGTCTGAATAGGGCGACAAGTAGTGCGGATTAGACCCGAAGCCGGGTGATCTATCCATGAGCAGGCTGAAACTTGAGTAAAATCAAGTGGAGGGCCGAACCAGTATCGGTTGAAAACGATTTGGATGACTTGTGGATAGGGGTGAAAGGCCAATCAAACCCGGTGATAGCTGGTTCTCCCCGAAATATATTGAGGTATAGCGTCACATTAGTTTGCCGGAGGTAGAGCACTGACAGGGCTAGGGGCCCCACCAGGTTACCAACCCCTTTCAAACTCCGAATGCCGGTAAATGATGTGTGGCAGTCAGGCTATGGGTGCGAAGGCCCGTGGCCAAAAGGGAAACAGCCCAGACCAACAGCTAAGGTCTCTAAATCAATGCTAAGTGGGAAAGGTGGTGGAGTTGCTGATACATCCAGGAGGTTGGCTTAGAAGCAGCCATCCTTTAAAGAAAGCGTAATAGCTCACTGGCCTAGCGATTCTGCGCCGAAAATGTAACGGGGCTAAGCATTGTACCGAAGCTTTGGGTTCATAGTTTACTATGAGCGGTAGGGGAGCGTTCTCAGATGGGACGAAGGTGTACCGTGAGGTATGCTGGACTAATGAGAAGTGAATATGCTGGCATGAGTAACGATAAAATAAGTGAGAAACTTATTCGCCGTAAACCTAAGGTTTCCTGGGTAAAGCTAATCTTCCCAGGGTAAGTCGGCCCCTAAGGCGAGGCAGAAATGCGTAGTCGATGGGAAACAGGTTAATATTCCTGTACATGTATACGTGTGCGATGGAGGGACGCAGGAGGATAGGCGGTCCGGGTGTTGGATATCCCGGTGCAAGCGTGTAGGGTTGAGTCGTAGGCAAATCCGCGATTCTATATGCCTGAGACGTGATGCCGTGTCATTAAACTGACTGAAGCCGTTGAGTCCATGCTGCCAAGAAAAGCTCCTAAGTTTAGCGTATGCATACCGTACCGCAAACCAACACAGGTAGGTGGGTCGAGCAGACCAAGGCGCTTGAGAGAACTCTGGTTAAGGAACTCGGCAAAATGACCCCGTAAGTTCGCGAGAAGGGGTGCTCGAATCCATGACCATTTGACTATGCGAGTGGATTTGAGACGCAGGAATCGGGGGGGGCGACTGTTTACTAAAAACATAGGTCTCTGCTAAGTCGTAAGACGATGTATAGGGACTGACGCCTGCCCGGTGCTGGAAGGTTAAGAGGTGAGGTTAGACTTCGGTCGAAGCTTTAAATCGAAGCCCCAGTAAACGGCGGCCGTAACTATAACGGTCCTAAGGTAGCGAAATTCCTTGTCGGGTAAGTTCCGACCTGCACGAATGGCGTAACGATCTCCCCGCTGTCTCAACCAGAGACTCAGTGAAATTGAATTCCCGGTGAAAATGCCGGGTACCCGCGGAAGGACGGAAAGACCCTGTGCACCTTTACTGCAGCTTGACATTGGTATTTGATTAATAATGTGTAGGATAGGTGGGAGACTTTGAAGCGTGTACGCCAGTATGCGTGGAGTCAACCTTGAAATACCACCCTTTATTACTTAGGTATCTAATCCATAACCGTTATCCGGTGTGGAGACAGTGTCTGGTGGGTAGTTTGACTGGGGCGGTCGCCTCCTAAAATGTAACGGAGGCTTGCAAAGGTTCCCTCAGGCTGATTGGAAACCAGCCGTTGAGTGCAAAGGCATAAGGGAGCTTGACTGTGAGAGAGACATCTCGAGCAGGAACGAAAGTTGGTCTTAGTGATCCGGTGGTTCCGAATGGAAGGGCCATCGCTCATAGGATAAAAGGTACGCCGGGGATAACAGGCTGATCGCGTCCAAGAGTTCACATCGACGACGCGGTTTGGCACCTCGATGTCGGCTCATCACATCCTGGGGCTGAAGCAGGTCCCAAGGGTACGGCTGTTCGCCGTTTAAAGTGGTACGCGAGCTGGGTTTAAAACGTCGTGAGACAGTTTGGTCCCTATCCTCCGTGGGCGTAGGAGAATTGAAGAGGGTCTGCCCCTAGTACGAGAGGACCGGGGTGGACGAACCTATGGTGTTCCTGTTGTCACGCCAGTGGCACTGCAGGGTAGCTAAGTTCGGAACGGATAACCGCTGAAAGCATCTAAGCGGGAAGCCAGCCTTAAGATTAGTTCTCCCTGGACTATATGTCCCTGAAGATCCCTTGAAGACTACAAGGTTGATAGGCTGGAGGTGTAAGCAACGTGAGTTGTTCAGCTGACCAGTACTAATAGATCGTGCGGCTTATTTAACAATTAATGGAATTCTCTCTTCCCCTATTTACTAATATATTCCGAACTCCGGTTCGCCAAAATTTTCTTGGTGGCCAAGGAGGAGGGGGTACACCCGGTCCCATTCCGAACCCGGTAGTTAAGCCCTCCATCGCCGATGATACTGCATGGTAGCGTGTGGGAAAGTAGGTCGCCGCCAAGGAATATTTCAAAAGCCCTCAGTCAATCGACTGAGGGCTTTTTGCGTTTCCTGCACAACTGAGAGATCTTCCTTGACGCACAGTGGCGGTTTCAGCACTCTGAGGCGGCATCAATCACTCAAGGAGAAAACTATGTTCACTCGCGCTATAACCCGCCGGCCTGGACCGGAAATGGTAGATGGCATCACTTCGCAGAATCTGGGCAAACCTGATTTCGAATTGGCCCTGAAACAGCACGACATATACTGCAAGACGCTTTCCGACCTCGGCCTGGAGTTGACCGTTCTGGATGCCGCCCCCGGGTTCCCGGACTGTTGCTTTGTCGAGGATACCGCCGTGGTCTGCCCGGAAGTGGCCGTGCTTACTCCCCTGGGGGCGCCGTCTCGTCAGGGAGAACAGCTGACCATCGAACCCGAGCTCGCGAAGCACAAGCCGGTGGTCAAGATCGTTCCGCCTGCGCTCATCGAAGGCGGCGATGTCCTCCTGGTGGAGAAGACCTTCTATGTGGGCCTGTCCGACCGGACCAACGCTGAAGGTGCCGCCGCCCTGGCCGACGCCGTCCGCCCTCACGGGTATGAGACTGTGACCATCGCCTGCTGCCCCAGCCTGCATTTCAAGACCGACGTGAACTACATCGGCAACGACACCATCCTGGTATCGCCCTGCTGCGACAGCCTGCCGGAGCTTTCCACCTTCAAGCGTGTGGTGGTCGAGGATGACGAGGCCTACGCCCGCAATTGCCTGTACATCAACGGCACGGTCATCGTTCCCGACGGCTTCCCCAAGACTCTGGCTCAAGTTCAAGCTACCGGGGTCAAAACAACGGTCATCGACATGTCCGAATTCCGCAAGCTGGACGGTGGACTAACCTGTCTGTCCCTGCGGTTCTGATAACGCCCGCATACCGGCTTACAGACGCAATATAGGCCCCCGACTCCATGGAGTTGGGGGCCTTTTTTATACATCCCGTTCCGCAAGAGGCGTCATTGGCGGATACCTGGGATGGCGGGCCGGGCGAGGGAGGAGAGGTGAATCCCCGCACGGTACCGGATGGGGTTTAGTACTCGGTCACAGACTTGGGCAGTGTGAAGAGCCAGAGCTTGGAGGTGGTACCCGTATCGGACAACTCGATGTGCGTGTTCACCGGATTGCCTTTGTATTTGACCTGTCCGGTAGCGTCCACGGTGTACGCCGCCGCCTTGGTTACAGGCTTGCCTTCCGCGTCGTTGACCGGGTCAACAACTTTGAAAGTGAAGCCGAAGTCGTTGTCCGAGGTCACCGCGATGGTGCGCATGTCGGGCATGAGCGCCACGCCTTCGGCCTTGCCGGGCTTCCAACCGTATTCCTTGAGGTCGATCAGCTTGGTCTTCTTGACGTACTTCACGCCACGGGCTTCAACCTCGGCGCGGTCACCAAGGGTTTCAAGCTCTTTGCCGTCAGCGGTTTTCACGCCGGAGATGTCGGACGCGTCCGCGATGTCGATGAGGTACACCGGGATACGGGTCTTGCCGTCGGCGTTCTTGCCCCGCTCGATGAGCAGGAACTTCGTGTTGGAGATGGCGTGCAGGTCGCCGATCTTGGCGTCTGCGGACTTCTTGTAGTTATCACGGTCATGCGGATAGGCGAACTGCTGTACCTTGCCAGTGGCCGGGTCAAGGAAGAGCAGGCGGCAGAAGGTGGCCTTGGATTTCTTGACGTTGCCGTCTACGTCGCAGATGGACTGGATGGCCGAAAGGACCTTGTTGGACGGAGTCACGGCGATGCCTTCCAGACCACGGTTGGGCTGGCGGGAAGCGGCGATCATGGGCAGGTCCTTACCCGGCACGTATTTCTTGATGATCTTGCCGGTGTAGCCGTCGATCTTGGCAATGAACGGGCCGTATTCATCGCAGATCCAGAGGAACCGCTTATCCTTCTTGTCGATGGCGATGCCCTCGGTGTCCAGTCCCTCGGGATCGAAGGAAAGCTTCTGCAGGGAATCGTTCAAGGGGATTTCGCCGGTAGCTCCTACAGAGCCTAGGGGGATCGCCCGGCCCGATACGGGGCGCATGTGCGCGTCCTTCACGGTGATCAGGCTGGCCAGCACGGCGTGGCCGTCTTTGACCCGGATTGCGCCAAAGGCGGGATGGAAATTCGGGGCCGGGAACATCTTGGTGGCCGTGGTCTTGCCGCCTTCCACCCACTTGGGGGCGTCCGCATTGGGGCCACGGTCGGTTATGGCGTAGAACACGCGCGAACCGTCGGCTGCGCGCCCCACATAGGTCATGCCAGAGCCCACGCCAATGGTGAAGCCGTCAGGGAACTGGGATGCATACTGCCCGGTGTAGGGCACCATGAATTCCTTGGGTATTTCGATGTCGTATTTTTCAACGGTGACGTCTGCGGCCCAGGCGGTCTGAGCGGCGGACATGAGAAGCAAAGCGGCCAGAAAGAGATTGCGCAGCATGAAGTGCCTCCTAAAAATATTTCCACATTGTATAAGGAAAGGTGGCGAAACAGTTGTTTCAGGGAGGTTGCGATTCTGTAACGTATGGCGGCGGGCAAAAAGAGAGGGCGGCCCGTAATATCGGGCCGCCCTCAGTGCAATCATTGGGATTGGTTCCGTTACTGAAACAGCTTCTTGAGCGGATTGAGAGGCTTGTCCGTGGTTTTCGTGTCCCCGGAGGTGCCGGTGGTCTCAGATGACTTGGAGCCGCCAAGCAGGCCATTCTTGAGGGTTTCCTCCAGCCCCTTGGTTCCCTTCTTGAAGGTACCCTTGAACAGGGCCTCGCCCATGGCTTTCACATCCAGGGAGATGGACGGGTTGTCCAGGCTGCCCTTGACGTTGACGGGCAGCGGCAGTCCCTTGAGATCTTCTATGGACTTGCCGTCCTGTCCCTCCAGGGTGCCGACCACGGTGACCGTGGCGGTGTAGTCCGTGGTGTTCTTCGGCAGGTCTGCCCAACCCTGGCCGGTCACGCGCAGCAACGGGGACTTCATGAGCAGGTCCTTGTTGACGATGTGTCCGTTGGTAAGGGTCGCGGATCCCAGCAGCTCGGCGAAGTCGGTCTTGGCCGGTTCATCGCCGGACACGGACTGGCCCTTGAGACGGCTCCATCCGTCGCGGAGCATCTTGGCCACATTCACGCCGTTGATGGCCCCGTCGGTGAAGGCGAAAGAGGCCGTGCCGGAAACGGACTTCTTGATGTTGTCCGGGGTCAGGCCTGCTCCGTTAAGGTCATATTTGGCGGTCGTGGTGCCGGAGAGCTGTTCCTTGCCGGTAAGGTCCTTGAGCAGCGGCCCGGCCTGGACGTTCTTGAGTTGTCCGGTTTCGGTCCAGGCCGCGATAGCCTTGTTGGCGTCCAGGGTGCCACGGGCGGTGTATTCGCCGTCATAGAGTTTCAGGGACATCGGGTCTGCGACGACCTGTCCGTTTTTCGCAGTGACGGCGGCAAGGATGTCCGTGATGGTCAGGTTCATGACCTTGAGCTTGCCCACGGTCAGTCGGGCCTTGAGGTCGAGATCCTTGAGCGCGCTCAGGTCCGGTTCCTGCGCCGGAGCCGACTCTGTGGAGGCGGCAGGCTGGGACGGGGTGGCCTTTGCCTCTTCGGATTTGGGCGGCAGGTAGCGGTCCGCGTCGATGTCATCAACGTTGGCATTGATGGTTATGGCGGGCTTACTGAAGTTTTTGACCGAGCCCTCGGCGGTGATCAGAGTCTGATCCAGCTTGATGGTCAGTGACTCCAGAGTGGCCGCGGTGTCCGAGCCGTTCACCTTGAGATCCGCGGTCAGGTTTTCGAGCACCTTGGGATCGCTGGTCTCGGGCGGTGTCATGCCCAATTGTTTCATGAGTTCGCGCACCGAGGTCTGAGCCAGTTTCAATTCGGCGGAGAATGACGTGTTGTCATTCTTGCTTTTGGCAAAGAACAGGCCGGTCAGCTCAAGGTTGAGCATGGAGAATTTCATGTCCTCGACCTGGATGCTGCCCGCCTCCTGGTCGAAGGAGGCAAAACCGGTCAGGACCGGACGGGTGTCTATCTTGGGGTTGTCGAGGCTCAGGTGGAACTTGAGCTCAAAGGGGAACCTTACCTTGTCGCCGACTTCGCCGATGACCAGGCTCAGGTCGTTGATCGCGGTCTTGGAACCCGCCTGCATATCGTCATAGACGATGTTGGCGTTGCTTATCTCCACGCCCTGCACGGAAAGCGATTTGGGCTGCCCGGACTTGGAAGTCGATTCGGTGCCCGTTGCCTTCTCCGCT
The sequence above is a segment of the uncultured Pseudodesulfovibrio sp. genome. Coding sequences within it:
- a CDS encoding arginine deiminase family protein, encoding MVDGITSQNLGKPDFELALKQHDIYCKTLSDLGLELTVLDAAPGFPDCCFVEDTAVVCPEVAVLTPLGAPSRQGEQLTIEPELAKHKPVVKIVPPALIEGGDVLLVEKTFYVGLSDRTNAEGAAALADAVRPHGYETVTIACCPSLHFKTDVNYIGNDTILVSPCCDSLPELSTFKRVVVEDDEAYARNCLYINGTVIVPDGFPKTLAQVQATGVKTTVIDMSEFRKLDGGLTCLSLRF
- a CDS encoding esterase-like activity of phytase family protein; the encoded protein is MLRNLFLAALLLMSAAQTAWAADVTVEKYDIEIPKEFMVPYTGQYASQFPDGFTIGVGSGMTYVGRAADGSRVFYAITDRGPNADAPKWVEGGKTTATKMFPAPNFHPAFGAIRVKDGHAVLASLITVKDAHMRPVSGRAIPLGSVGATGEIPLNDSLQKLSFDPEGLDTEGIAIDKKDKRFLWICDEYGPFIAKIDGYTGKIIKKYVPGKDLPMIAASRQPNRGLEGIAVTPSNKVLSAIQSICDVDGNVKKSKATFCRLLFLDPATGKVQQFAYPHDRDNYKKSADAKIGDLHAISNTKFLLIERGKNADGKTRIPVYLIDIADASDISGVKTADGKELETLGDRAEVEARGVKYVKKTKLIDLKEYGWKPGKAEGVALMPDMRTIAVTSDNDFGFTFKVVDPVNDAEGKPVTKAAAYTVDATGQVKYKGNPVNTHIELSDTGTTSKLWLFTLPKSVTEY
- a CDS encoding AsmA family protein — protein: MNKALKIGLIVIGALAALFIAACIVLVLTVDPNDYKSQIADAVKEQTGREMKFEGDISFNFFPWLGLKVGPMALGNAPGFSPSEMVRINRAEASIRIMPLLSGDVAIGTVVLDGLTLNLAKNKKGVTNWDDLTKGGDSDKKEAEKATGTESTSKSGQPKSLSVQGVEISNANIVYDDMQAGSKTAINDLSLVIGEVGDKVRFPFELKFHLSLDNPKIDTRPVLTGFASFDQEAGSIQVEDMKFSMLNLELTGLFFAKSKNDNTSFSAELKLAQTSVRELMKQLGMTPPETSDPKVLENLTADLKVNGSDTAATLESLTIKLDQTLITAEGSVKNFSKPAITINANVDDIDADRYLPPKSEEAKATPSQPAASTESAPAQEPDLSALKDLDLKARLTVGKLKVMNLTITDILAAVTAKNGQVVADPMSLKLYDGEYTARGTLDANKAIAAWTETGQLKNVQAGPLLKDLTGKEQLSGTTTAKYDLNGAGLTPDNIKKSVSGTASFAFTDGAINGVNVAKMLRDGWSRLKGQSVSGDEPAKTDFAELLGSATLTNGHIVNKDLLMKSPLLRVTGQGWADLPKNTTDYTATVTVVGTLEGQDGKSIEDLKGLPLPVNVKGSLDNPSISLDVKAMGEALFKGTFKKGTKGLEETLKNGLLGGSKSSETTGTSGDTKTTDKPLNPLKKLFQ